The genomic segment CATCACCATGAAGATCAAACTGCCTTTGATCACTTGCGACGCTTCGAAATGCATGACCAGCGAACCGCCAAACAGCGTGTTCATCAACAGCACACCGAGAAAAATAAACAGGGAATAGAGCGTCATCAAACCGCCAAGCCCGATAAATTTACCGAAGATCACATCGCGGCGCTTGATCGGGCGGGCGAGGATCGTGTCGATCTGGTGGCTCTCGATCTCGCCGGACACAGAGCCAACGGTGGACAGGATCGTGAGCAGCATCGTGATGAAGTTCGCAAAAAACAGGCCGATCGAGAGGATTTGCACCGACATAAACGTCTTCTGCAGCAGCGTTTGTCCAACATCCATCCCGGCAAAGTTAAAATTTTCGGCGAGGTCTTTGGAGGCGTAATGGCTGGCCACGCCAAAAAACGCGAGAAACGCGAGCGTCATCAGCACGGCGATCAGAAAGATCTTCTTGTACAGCGTCTCCTTAAACGACAGCTTGGCGATTGTGAACATGCTCTTGCTCCTTTCGGTTGACCCAGTACAGGAAGACATCTTCCAGATGCGGCTGCATCGGCAACAGCTCATAGAGCATCACGCCGCGCTGGCTCAAGCGGTTGACCAGCTCCGGAATCCGCTCTTCCCCGGTCAGGGCCAGCAGATAGCGCTCCGTTCCGTCATTGCTATGATGTTCGAGCGGCTCCCAGCCGGTGACCAGCCCTTCGAGTGCGGTCCAGACCGCCGGGGTCATGCCGCCGGCGCGGATCGAGACTTTCGCCTGCACATCGGTCAGTTTGCGCCATTCGCCCTGCACGATCAGCTCGCTTTTGTGGATGATCGCCACATGGTCACAGACCGACTCCACCTCCGACAGCAGGTGCGAGTTGAGGAAGACCGTCTTGCCTTCCCGCCGCAGCTCGGCCATCAGGTCGC from the Tumebacillus sp. BK434 genome contains:
- a CDS encoding ABC transporter permease subunit, with product MFTIAKLSFKETLYKKIFLIAVLMTLAFLAFFGVASHYASKDLAENFNFAGMDVGQTLLQKTFMSVQILSIGLFFANFITMLLTILSTVGSVSGEIESHQIDTILARPIKRRDVIFGKFIGLGGLMTLYSLFIFLGVLLMNTLFGGSLVMHFEASQVIKGSLIFMVMPLLVTAIGLWLSTRLTTINGGIIMIVMYGIGFIGGFMEQFGTMFQNQALSNIGILSSLAFPVDSLFRRMTVQLFDVADNPISFASQGLFGSVSEPSNIMLFYTLLYGVLMLLFAVRKFSKRDV